In one window of Streptomyces griseus subsp. griseus DNA:
- a CDS encoding DUF3152 domain-containing protein, with protein sequence MGRHSRKGAEAIRPDAAAADPAGRPDVPRPSGGRRRRQGPVPPADGYTPFQDAPQVRGGHPEQREPGGGWGTGPQPRHETTGGQQRSYAYGSAPGAPDRPDQDAAREQAVARQVSVQQAAQHAADGRTARQPAADPGAMPGPRREFVDAFDADPPTPVGTPEARSGAGAAGPPVEPEEAPDGEPAERREAKGGKGRTFTGIAAAAVTTVLAVVVAGQVAEDSAGRGAVARAAGVDRDGSEGASRSDARPTPEHAVTRAPEVKPLSYGEKMAQPYPIAADLKATGKFEAVPGLAKAPGKGQKYRYRIDVEKGLSLDAGLFAEAVQKTLNDDRSWAHNGAMTFERISSGSPDFVITLASPGTTGEWCAKSGLDTTIDNVSCDSAATDRVMINAYRWAQGSATFGPKLLLPYRQMLINHEVGHRLGYNHVSCRTPGALAPVMQQQTKSLDIDGIKCKPNPWVHPGS encoded by the coding sequence GTGGGACGACACAGCCGAAAGGGCGCCGAGGCCATCCGCCCGGACGCCGCAGCGGCGGATCCGGCCGGCCGGCCCGACGTGCCCCGGCCCTCCGGCGGCCGGCGCAGGCGCCAGGGCCCCGTGCCCCCCGCCGACGGGTACACACCCTTCCAGGACGCCCCCCAGGTGCGCGGCGGCCACCCCGAGCAGCGCGAACCGGGCGGCGGCTGGGGCACCGGACCCCAGCCGCGCCACGAGACCACGGGCGGGCAGCAGCGGTCGTACGCCTACGGATCGGCCCCCGGCGCACCGGACCGACCGGACCAGGACGCCGCACGTGAGCAGGCCGTGGCGCGCCAGGTGTCCGTCCAGCAGGCCGCCCAGCACGCCGCCGACGGGCGGACGGCCCGTCAGCCGGCCGCGGACCCCGGGGCGATGCCGGGCCCGCGCCGGGAGTTCGTCGACGCCTTCGACGCCGATCCGCCAACCCCGGTCGGCACCCCTGAAGCCCGCTCGGGCGCGGGAGCCGCCGGACCGCCCGTGGAGCCGGAGGAGGCGCCGGACGGGGAGCCCGCCGAACGCCGGGAGGCCAAGGGCGGCAAGGGGCGTACCTTCACCGGGATCGCCGCTGCCGCCGTGACGACCGTGCTCGCGGTCGTGGTGGCCGGACAGGTCGCCGAGGACTCCGCCGGCCGGGGCGCGGTGGCGCGTGCGGCCGGTGTGGACCGGGACGGGAGCGAGGGCGCCTCGCGTTCGGACGCCCGCCCGACCCCCGAGCACGCGGTGACGCGGGCCCCCGAGGTCAAGCCCCTGTCGTACGGGGAGAAGATGGCGCAGCCCTATCCGATCGCCGCCGACCTGAAGGCCACCGGGAAGTTCGAGGCCGTTCCCGGACTGGCGAAGGCGCCCGGAAAGGGGCAGAAGTACCGCTACCGGATCGATGTCGAGAAGGGCCTCTCCCTCGACGCCGGCCTTTTCGCCGAAGCCGTCCAGAAGACGCTGAACGACGACCGGAGTTGGGCGCACAACGGAGCGATGACCTTCGAGCGGATCTCCTCCGGCAGCCCGGACTTCGTGATCACGCTCGCCAGTCCCGGAACGACCGGTGAATGGTGTGCGAAATCCGGTCTGGACACGACGATCGACAATGTCTCGTGCGATTCCGCGGCCACCGACCGCGTGATGATCAATGCCTATCGCTGGGCGCAGGGTTCCGCCACATTCGGCCCGAAGCTGCTGTTGCCCTACCGTCAGATGCTCATCAACCACGAGGTCGGCCACCGGCTCGGATACAACCATGTGAGCTGCCGCACGCCGGGCGCCCTTGCTCCGGTGATGCAGCAGCAGACCAAATCCCTGGACATCGACGGGATCAAGTGCAAACCCAACCCCTGGGTGCACCCCGGTAGTTGA
- a CDS encoding alpha/beta fold hydrolase — protein MSSTELPGTRAIAAAVAPTVSAVRVAEGERLRSVALPGLTLTVRSRPADRTGLPPALFVHGLGGSSQNWSALMPLLADVVDPDAVDLPGFGDSPPPDDGNYSITGHARAVIRLLDAGGRGPVHLFGNSLGGAVAVRVAAVRPDLVRTLTLISPALPEWRVQRPAVPTGLLAVPGVAPLFARLTKGWTAEQRTRGVMALCYGDPARVSDEAFRNAVAEMERRLELPYFWDAMTRSARGIVDAYTLGGQHGLWRQAERVLAPTQLVYGGRDQLVSYRMARRASAAFRDARLLTLPDAGHVAMMEYPETVAQAFRELLDDCGGS, from the coding sequence ATGTCTTCGACCGAGCTGCCCGGTACCCGAGCCATCGCCGCCGCGGTGGCTCCCACGGTCAGCGCCGTCCGGGTCGCCGAGGGCGAGCGGCTGCGGTCGGTGGCCCTGCCGGGGCTGACGCTGACCGTCCGTTCGCGGCCCGCCGACCGGACGGGGCTGCCGCCCGCGCTCTTCGTGCACGGGCTCGGCGGCTCCTCGCAGAACTGGTCGGCGCTGATGCCGCTGCTGGCGGACGTGGTCGACCCCGACGCCGTCGACCTGCCCGGATTCGGTGACTCGCCGCCGCCGGACGACGGCAACTACTCCATCACCGGGCACGCGCGTGCGGTGATCCGGCTGCTGGACGCGGGCGGACGCGGTCCCGTCCATCTGTTCGGCAACTCGCTGGGCGGCGCCGTCGCCGTACGGGTGGCGGCCGTCCGCCCCGACCTGGTGCGTACCCTCACCCTGATCTCGCCCGCACTTCCCGAGTGGCGGGTGCAGCGCCCCGCCGTACCGACCGGCCTCCTGGCGGTTCCGGGGGTCGCCCCGCTGTTCGCCCGGCTCACGAAGGGCTGGACGGCGGAGCAGCGGACGCGCGGAGTCATGGCACTCTGTTACGGCGATCCGGCACGGGTCTCCGACGAAGCCTTCCGCAACGCGGTGGCCGAGATGGAGCGCCGGCTGGAACTGCCGTACTTCTGGGACGCGATGACGCGTTCGGCCCGGGGCATCGTGGATGCGTACACCCTGGGCGGCCAGCACGGACTGTGGCGCCAGGCCGAGCGGGTGCTCGCACCGACCCAGCTCGTGTACGGCGGACGGGACCAGCTCGTCTCGTACCGGATGGCACGCAGGGCGTCCGCGGCCTTCCGCGACGCCCGGCTGCTGACCCTGCCCGACGCGGGGCACGTGGCGATGATGGAGTACCCGGAGACGGTCGCCCAGGCGTTCCGGGAGCTGCTGGACGATTGCGGCGGGAGCTGA
- a CDS encoding TetR/AcrR family transcriptional regulator, protein MSAIEQTEAARPRGTRLPRRARRNQLLGAAQEVFVAQGYHSAAMDDIAERAGVSKPVLYQHFPGKLELYLALLDQHCESLLQAVVTALASTTDNKLRVEATMDAYFAYVEDEGGAFRLVFESDLTNEPAVRERVDRVSLQCAEAISDVIAGDTGLSKDESMLLAVGLGGVSQVVARYWLSSGSSIPRDTAVQLLTSLAWRGIAGFPLHGAEQH, encoded by the coding sequence GTGAGCGCCATCGAGCAGACAGAGGCAGCGCGCCCGCGGGGCACACGCCTTCCCCGCCGCGCCCGACGCAATCAGCTGCTGGGCGCCGCGCAGGAGGTCTTCGTCGCACAGGGCTACCACTCCGCCGCGATGGACGACATCGCCGAGCGGGCCGGAGTGAGCAAGCCGGTGCTCTATCAGCACTTCCCCGGCAAGCTGGAGCTCTACCTGGCCCTCCTGGACCAGCACTGCGAGTCGCTGCTCCAGGCCGTGGTGACGGCCCTGGCGTCGACGACGGACAACAAGCTGCGCGTCGAGGCGACGATGGACGCCTACTTCGCGTACGTCGAGGACGAGGGCGGGGCCTTCCGGCTGGTCTTCGAGTCCGACCTGACCAACGAGCCGGCCGTGCGCGAGCGGGTCGACCGGGTCTCCCTCCAGTGCGCCGAGGCGATCTCCGACGTGATCGCCGGGGACACGGGCCTGTCCAAGGACGAGTCCATGCTCCTCGCGGTCGGCCTCGGCGGCGTGTCGCAGGTGGTGGCGCGCTACTGGCTCTCCAGCGGCTCCAGCATCCCGCGCGACACGGCGGTGCAGCTGCTCACCTCGCTGGCCTGGCGGGGCATCGCGGGCTTCCCGCTGCACGGCGCCGAGCAGCACTGA